One stretch of Variovorax sp. 54 DNA includes these proteins:
- a CDS encoding NAD(P)-dependent oxidoreductase, with translation MSSTMNPVAPSAHIASDVRAGRLDPAQYAKNFCDAHPPLNVVQANIEAERCYYCFDAPCQTACPTGIDIPTFIRRIADGNLRGAARTILEENPLGGMCARVCPTEVLCEQACVRNSNESKPVEIGLLQRHATDAFFDAPGAPLFVRAADTGQRIAVVGAGPAGLACAHRLAVLGHQVTLFDARPKLGGLNEYGLASYKTVDGFAQREIEWLLSVGGIEVRNNQALGRELHLDALATAYDAVFLGLGLAGVNTLGLGEQTGVRDAVDFIAELRQAASPADVAIGRHVVVIGGGMTAVDAAVQSRKLGAEDVSIVYRRGAEAMGASVDEQRWAKENGVRIIHWAAPKALRAKGGVLRGIDFARTALVDGKLVETGEALALQADMVLCAIGQSFVATVLEDSGVRLQGGRIDTDAECRSSRPKVWAGGDARFGGRDLTVEAVEDGKQAALSIDRHLRAA, from the coding sequence ATGAGCAGCACGATGAATCCCGTCGCGCCCAGCGCGCACATTGCCTCCGATGTGCGCGCCGGCCGTCTCGACCCCGCGCAGTACGCGAAGAACTTCTGCGACGCCCACCCGCCGCTGAACGTGGTGCAGGCCAACATCGAAGCCGAGCGCTGCTACTACTGCTTCGACGCGCCCTGCCAGACGGCCTGCCCCACGGGCATCGACATCCCGACCTTCATCCGCCGCATTGCCGACGGCAACCTGCGCGGCGCGGCGCGCACCATCCTCGAAGAGAACCCGCTGGGCGGCATGTGCGCCCGCGTCTGCCCCACCGAGGTGCTGTGCGAGCAGGCCTGCGTGCGCAACAGCAACGAGAGCAAGCCGGTCGAAATCGGCCTGCTGCAGCGCCATGCGACCGATGCCTTCTTCGACGCGCCCGGCGCACCGCTCTTCGTGCGCGCGGCCGACACCGGCCAGCGCATTGCCGTCGTCGGCGCGGGCCCGGCCGGCCTGGCCTGTGCGCACCGGCTTGCGGTGCTGGGCCACCAGGTGACGCTGTTCGATGCGCGCCCCAAGCTCGGCGGCCTGAACGAGTACGGCCTGGCCAGCTACAAGACAGTGGACGGCTTCGCGCAGCGCGAGATCGAGTGGCTGCTGTCGGTCGGTGGCATCGAGGTGCGCAACAACCAGGCACTGGGCCGCGAGCTGCACCTGGATGCACTCGCCACCGCGTACGACGCCGTGTTCCTGGGCCTCGGCCTGGCCGGCGTGAACACGCTGGGCCTGGGCGAGCAGACCGGCGTGCGCGATGCGGTGGACTTCATCGCCGAGCTGCGCCAGGCGGCCTCGCCGGCCGACGTGGCCATCGGCCGCCACGTGGTCGTCATCGGCGGCGGCATGACCGCCGTGGACGCGGCCGTGCAGTCGCGCAAGCTCGGCGCGGAAGACGTGAGCATCGTCTACCGGCGCGGCGCGGAGGCCATGGGCGCCTCGGTCGACGAGCAGCGCTGGGCCAAGGAAAACGGCGTGCGCATCATCCACTGGGCCGCGCCCAAGGCCCTGCGCGCCAAGGGCGGCGTGCTGCGCGGCATCGACTTCGCACGCACCGCGCTGGTCGACGGCAAGCTGGTCGAGACCGGCGAGGCCCTCGCGCTGCAGGCCGACATGGTGCTGTGCGCCATCGGCCAGAGCTTTGTCGCGACCGTGCTGGAAGACAGCGGCGTTCGCTTGCAAGGCGGGCGCATCGACACCGATGCCGAATGCCGCAGCTCGCGCCCCAAGGTCTGGGCCGGCGGCGACGCGCGCTTCGGCGGGCGCGACCTCACGGTCGAGGCGGTGGAAGACGGCAAGCAGGCCGCGCTGTCCATCGACCGCCATCTGCGCGCCGCCTGA